A region from the Tsuneonella mangrovi genome encodes:
- a CDS encoding XRE family transcriptional regulator: MMDQAAPCQGVQFAQVEMTDFDKKLVEAVKGKMGREGLSVRALSKIVGVSFSTLARINRGEGSPDNNTKIRLLEWLGPDAHDEGLEFEEVAFVHFRAAKGTSSQTVQTLLSAAACLREQYRENEPNFSEEDEFDDPVELSKEELERIAEDFRSDLGLDDQSALNSLGLRVAGVTVEFLTQSECLSRPERQRLSGASSAEWSAMSVPLNSAQDRWVVLLNDTHTVERQRVTLLEEYWHILLGHKLVKIAKIAGAYGRTYDTAEEHDAYFLASASLLPREAVRTMVQQKAAAAEIAAHFGTSTQLVEYRIKRLGLWRDYKGKSVELS; this comes from the coding sequence ATGATGGATCAGGCCGCGCCGTGTCAAGGCGTGCAATTCGCACAGGTGGAGATGACGGACTTCGATAAAAAGCTTGTAGAAGCAGTTAAGGGAAAGATGGGGCGCGAGGGCCTAAGTGTTCGCGCGCTCTCCAAGATCGTCGGCGTAAGTTTTTCGACGCTCGCAAGGATCAACAGAGGCGAAGGCTCGCCTGATAACAATACGAAGATCAGGCTTCTGGAATGGCTCGGTCCCGACGCCCACGATGAGGGCCTCGAGTTCGAGGAAGTCGCATTCGTGCACTTCCGAGCGGCTAAAGGGACCAGCTCTCAGACCGTTCAGACCCTACTTTCGGCGGCGGCGTGTCTTAGAGAGCAGTATCGCGAGAACGAACCCAATTTTTCGGAGGAAGACGAGTTCGATGATCCCGTCGAGCTATCGAAAGAAGAGCTCGAGCGCATCGCAGAGGATTTCCGGTCAGACCTCGGGCTTGACGATCAGTCGGCGCTCAATTCGCTTGGTCTTCGTGTCGCGGGTGTCACTGTCGAATTCCTTACCCAATCGGAGTGCCTGAGCCGCCCAGAACGGCAACGGCTATCGGGAGCGTCGAGCGCTGAGTGGTCGGCCATGAGCGTTCCACTCAATTCGGCACAGGACCGATGGGTCGTGCTCTTAAACGACACGCATACTGTCGAGCGACAACGCGTGACCTTGCTTGAGGAATATTGGCACATCCTTCTCGGACATAAGCTTGTCAAAATTGCGAAGATCGCTGGGGCATATGGACGCACATATGACACGGCTGAAGAACACGATGCGTACTTCCTCGCTTCGGCGAGCCTATTACCTCGCGAGGCCGTGCGAACCATGGTTCAACAAAAGGCTGCCGCCGCAGAAATTGCCGCACACTTCGGTACTTCGACCCAACTGGTCGAGTACCGAATAAAGCGACTTGGACTATGGCGAGACTACAAGGGTAAGAGTGTCGAGCTTTCTTAG
- a CDS encoding SEC-C metal-binding domain-containing protein: MTQIRTSDSEREALIDEGVLSALRLIGVALDERRIVRVKNQGLVVLDTEPATTQEVDPIDEQQSQRPAAGTRQRTARRKGPPRRQGATSGSRSSGAGSRLGSLVSRYERQLGDVEEAYPGSKLLPDEDGLWLFAPSLILEGLGRRAIFLIALPDDPKVEPRGWAFWEERGELRWIGPKHTNLFDGSVCAYANAKDHMWYPGDDLRALLDLYSVWAVRHLHLELLGQWAGRQYALLDQNGRPDPYYRLTQIDPKELCTCSSGRRYGQCCMPSDLRVGILAAKVYFERRHGGRGIGERKPPKGVVAFLNGEGPAPSLIECHEPLRALRAKARARRRRTWG, translated from the coding sequence GTGACACAGATTCGCACATCCGATTCGGAAAGGGAAGCCCTGATTGATGAGGGGGTGCTTTCTGCGTTGCGGCTAATCGGCGTGGCCTTGGATGAACGTCGTATCGTTAGGGTTAAGAATCAGGGCCTTGTTGTCCTCGATACCGAGCCCGCCACAACTCAAGAAGTGGACCCAATTGATGAACAACAATCGCAACGACCCGCAGCCGGGACGCGGCAACGGACCGCCCGACGGAAAGGGCCGCCCCGACGACAAGGGGCCACCTCCGGATCGCGGTCGTCCGGTGCGGGATCACGGCTCGGCAGCCTCGTCTCCCGCTACGAACGGCAGCTAGGTGATGTCGAGGAAGCCTATCCCGGTAGTAAGCTCCTCCCCGACGAAGACGGACTTTGGCTCTTCGCCCCTAGCCTGATCTTGGAAGGCCTCGGGCGGAGAGCCATTTTTCTTATCGCACTCCCCGACGACCCAAAGGTCGAGCCGCGCGGCTGGGCATTTTGGGAAGAACGGGGGGAGCTGCGCTGGATCGGACCGAAGCACACAAATCTCTTCGACGGCTCAGTCTGCGCTTACGCTAATGCCAAAGACCATATGTGGTATCCGGGCGACGACCTCAGAGCCCTACTTGACCTCTATTCAGTTTGGGCCGTCCGCCATCTGCATCTTGAGTTGCTCGGGCAATGGGCGGGCCGCCAGTACGCATTGCTCGATCAGAACGGGCGACCCGACCCCTACTATCGTCTTACCCAGATTGATCCGAAGGAGCTTTGCACCTGTTCGTCAGGTAGGCGCTATGGTCAGTGCTGCATGCCAAGCGACCTGCGTGTCGGCATTCTTGCTGCGAAGGTATATTTCGAGCGGCGGCACGGCGGACGCGGGATCGGCGAGAGGAAACCACCCAAGGGAGTCGTAGCATTTCTGAACGGCGAAGGGCCCGCGCCTAGCCTGATCGAATGCCACGAACCTTTACGAGCCCTGCGCGCAAAGGCTCGGGCACGTCGAAGAAGGACATGGGGGTAG
- the trxA gene encoding thioredoxin, producing MGLNLDEQKAVDRFRKTVVEPSMSKLVIVDFWAEWCGPCKALAPVLEKVCGEYADKGVVLAKINVDEEQFIAAQFQVRSIPTVYAMFQGQPVADLTNARSESQLKQMLDQLLGQLPIEAGAEGGNGQGAPDVGQFVAMAEDVLAEGDAERAAGIFAQVAEMAPDNAPAQAGLIRALVAAGKVDEAQQVATALDPNMAEDPAVKTAMSALELAGTQVDESELAKLRDAATADPSDMDAQLAYAEAAYAAHDRDTAADTLLAMIATDREWNGGAARAKLLQIFEAVGLEDPWVVATRRRLSKILFG from the coding sequence ATGGGGCTCAATCTCGACGAACAGAAGGCGGTCGACCGCTTCCGCAAGACGGTCGTCGAACCGTCGATGAGCAAACTCGTCATCGTCGACTTCTGGGCCGAGTGGTGCGGGCCGTGCAAGGCGCTCGCGCCGGTGCTCGAGAAGGTCTGCGGCGAATACGCCGACAAGGGCGTGGTGCTCGCCAAGATCAACGTCGACGAAGAGCAGTTCATCGCTGCGCAGTTCCAGGTGCGCTCGATCCCGACGGTCTACGCGATGTTCCAGGGCCAGCCGGTCGCCGACCTGACCAATGCCCGCAGCGAATCCCAATTGAAGCAAATGCTCGACCAGCTGCTTGGCCAGCTGCCGATCGAGGCTGGTGCGGAAGGTGGCAATGGCCAAGGCGCGCCTGACGTTGGGCAGTTCGTGGCAATGGCCGAGGACGTGCTGGCCGAAGGCGACGCCGAGCGCGCTGCCGGGATATTCGCGCAGGTCGCCGAGATGGCTCCCGACAATGCACCCGCCCAGGCCGGCCTGATCCGCGCGCTGGTCGCCGCAGGCAAAGTCGACGAAGCGCAGCAGGTCGCGACTGCGCTCGATCCGAACATGGCCGAAGACCCTGCCGTCAAGACCGCCATGTCCGCGCTCGAACTCGCCGGAACGCAAGTCGACGAAAGCGAGCTTGCCAAGCTACGCGACGCCGCCACCGCCGACCCGTCCGACATGGATGCGCAGCTGGCCTACGCCGAGGCAGCTTATGCCGCGCACGATCGCGATACGGCCGCCGATACCCTGCTAGCGATGATCGCGACCGACCGCGAATGGAACGGCGGTGCGGCGCGAGCGAAGCTGCTACAGATATTCGAAGCGGTAGGGCTGGAAGACCCGTGGGTCGTCGCCACTCGCCGCCGCCTGTCGAAGATCCTGTTCGGATAA
- a CDS encoding LON peptidase substrate-binding domain-containing protein, which produces MATRLSIFPLPGAILFPGLHLPLHIFEPRYRALVGDALARDRRIAMIQPQRAEEGAPLFAVGCVGKIDEVEALDDGRYNIILQGETRYRIVRELEVTTPFRQVEAEPIAEDDDAALSSIERAGFELEARRFADAQGYSVDWDSVARLDDRSLIDGVSQIAPFDFAAKQALLEAPTLQARCELLVQLMQFFGRSDPDEDRVTLQ; this is translated from the coding sequence ATGGCGACGCGGCTTTCCATCTTCCCCTTGCCGGGTGCGATCCTGTTCCCCGGATTGCACTTGCCGCTGCATATTTTCGAGCCGCGGTATCGGGCACTGGTGGGCGACGCGCTGGCGCGCGACCGACGGATCGCAATGATCCAGCCGCAACGTGCCGAAGAAGGCGCACCGCTGTTCGCGGTGGGCTGCGTCGGAAAGATCGACGAAGTCGAAGCGCTCGACGATGGCCGCTACAACATCATACTTCAGGGCGAGACGCGGTATCGCATCGTACGCGAGCTCGAAGTCACAACCCCGTTCCGCCAAGTCGAAGCCGAACCGATCGCAGAGGACGACGACGCTGCACTTTCGAGCATCGAACGCGCCGGGTTCGAACTGGAGGCGCGGCGGTTTGCCGACGCGCAGGGCTATTCGGTTGACTGGGACTCGGTTGCGCGGCTCGACGATCGATCGTTGATCGACGGAGTCAGCCAGATCGCTCCGTTCGACTTCGCCGCCAAGCAGGCGCTGCTCGAAGCGCCCACGCTGCAAGCGCGTTGCGAGCTCCTGGTCCAGTTGATGCAGTTCTTCGGGCGCAGCGACCCTGACGAGGACAGGGTCACCTTGCAGTAA
- a CDS encoding MarC family protein: MTELFLSAFVTLFVVIDPPGCAPIYAGLTKGASPAQSRSMAIRACVIALAILLVFALFGQALLGALHIELDAFRIAGGIMLFVIALDMVFEKRTQRREDRAEKVMATPEIEDVSVFPMAMPMLAGPGAIASVMLLTSKAPGTEGALVVLAALLVVMALTLAALLAAGPLMRVFGSKVESVITRLLGVLLAALAAQYVIDGVRKAFGL, from the coding sequence CTGACCGAACTGTTCCTTTCGGCGTTCGTGACGCTGTTCGTGGTGATCGACCCGCCGGGTTGCGCGCCGATCTATGCCGGCCTCACCAAGGGCGCGAGCCCGGCGCAGAGCCGATCGATGGCGATCCGCGCCTGTGTGATTGCGCTGGCGATCCTGCTGGTGTTCGCTTTGTTCGGGCAGGCCCTGCTGGGCGCGCTGCATATCGAGCTCGATGCATTTCGCATCGCGGGCGGGATCATGCTGTTTGTCATCGCGCTCGACATGGTGTTCGAGAAACGCACCCAGCGGCGCGAAGACCGCGCGGAAAAGGTCATGGCGACGCCCGAGATCGAGGATGTTTCGGTGTTTCCGATGGCTATGCCGATGCTCGCCGGACCGGGGGCAATCGCCAGCGTCATGCTGCTGACCAGCAAGGCGCCTGGCACCGAAGGGGCGCTGGTCGTCCTCGCGGCATTATTGGTGGTGATGGCGCTCACCCTCGCGGCACTGCTCGCCGCCGGGCCGCTGATGCGGGTGTTCGGCTCGAAAGTGGAATCGGTCATCACCCGCCTGCTCGGCGTGCTGCTTGCCGCATTGGCTGCGCAGTACGTGATCGACGGGGTGCGTAAAGCGTTCGGGCTCTAG
- the folD gene encoding bifunctional methylenetetrahydrofolate dehydrogenase/methenyltetrahydrofolate cyclohydrolase FolD, with product MTAQIIDGKAFAANLRERVGVLATEFEAKSGRKAGLAVVLVGDDPASQVYVASKGKATIAAGMASFEHKLPGSTTQDALEALVKSLNADPAVDGILVQLPLPAHLDDKAVIALIDPDKDVDGLTDTNIARLANQQDGLFPCTPFGCMMMLEDRLGDLSGKDAVVIGRSQLVGRPMAQLLTNANATVTVAHSRTKDLPAVVRRADIVVAAVGRPGMVKGDWIKPGATVIDVGINRLPPEPGKDKGRLVGDVAFAEAVEVAGAITPVPGGVGPMTIAVLLRNALVAAYRHEAIALAKGAI from the coding sequence GTGACCGCACAGATCATCGACGGGAAGGCGTTTGCCGCGAACTTGCGCGAACGTGTCGGAGTCCTCGCCACCGAATTCGAAGCCAAGTCGGGTCGCAAGGCGGGCCTCGCAGTGGTTCTGGTCGGCGACGACCCGGCGAGCCAGGTCTACGTCGCCTCGAAAGGCAAGGCGACCATTGCGGCGGGGATGGCGAGTTTCGAGCACAAGCTGCCAGGAAGCACGACGCAAGACGCGCTGGAAGCCCTGGTCAAGTCGCTCAACGCCGATCCGGCGGTCGACGGAATCCTCGTCCAGTTGCCGCTCCCCGCGCATCTCGACGACAAGGCGGTTATCGCACTGATCGATCCCGACAAGGACGTCGACGGGCTGACCGATACCAATATCGCGCGGCTCGCCAACCAGCAGGACGGGCTGTTCCCGTGCACCCCTTTCGGCTGCATGATGATGCTCGAAGACCGGCTGGGCGACCTGTCGGGCAAGGATGCGGTGGTGATCGGCCGCTCGCAACTGGTCGGGCGTCCGATGGCGCAGCTGCTGACCAATGCCAACGCCACCGTCACGGTCGCGCACAGCCGCACGAAGGACCTGCCCGCAGTCGTACGGCGGGCGGACATCGTGGTCGCAGCGGTCGGTCGACCGGGAATGGTCAAGGGCGACTGGATCAAGCCCGGCGCGACCGTCATCGACGTCGGTATCAATCGCCTGCCGCCCGAACCGGGCAAGGATAAGGGGCGGCTGGTCGGCGATGTAGCATTCGCCGAAGCAGTCGAGGTCGCCGGAGCGATCACCCCGGTGCCGGGCGGGGTCGGCCCGATGACGATCGCGGTACTACTGCGCAATGCCCTCGTGGCGGCATACCGCCATGAAGCGATAGCGCTGGCGAAAGGGGCTATCTGA
- a CDS encoding YggT family protein, with amino-acid sequence MDAIIGILSMLISTVNMLVIIWFIIGLLFAFNVVGRDNHFLVAVEDSISRLFEPILRPIRRMMPDTGAIDFSPMVLIFLLWAAQRILISLSGAYM; translated from the coding sequence ATGGACGCGATTATCGGGATTCTCTCCATGCTCATCTCGACGGTGAACATGCTGGTCATCATCTGGTTCATCATCGGCTTGCTGTTCGCTTTCAACGTGGTCGGGCGCGACAACCATTTCCTGGTCGCGGTCGAAGACTCGATCTCGCGGCTGTTCGAGCCGATCCTGCGGCCGATCCGGCGGATGATGCCCGATACCGGCGCGATCGACTTTTCGCCGATGGTGCTGATCTTCCTGCTGTGGGCGGCCCAGCGGATCCTGATCTCGCTTTCCGGGGCCTACATGTGA
- the argB gene encoding acetylglutamate kinase, which translates to MSASSDKTMLAKAEVLIEALPYLQRYAGRTFVVKYGGHAMGDPEAARDFAEDIVLLKAVGINPVVVHGGGPQIGAMLKKLGVESTFVDGLRVTDKATAEVAEMVLSGAINKELVSWIAQAGGKALGISGKDGGLVTATKVQRTTKDPESNIEQAVDLGFVGEPAKVDTKLIDTAVAAGMIPVIAPIGAGEDGHTYNINADTMAGAIAAALGAARLFLLTDVPGVLDNEGKLLTDLKPADIVRLKEDGTIHGGMIPKLDTCVHAVEAGCEAAVVLDGRVPHAMLLEFFTARGAGTLISAD; encoded by the coding sequence ATGAGCGCCAGCAGCGACAAGACGATGCTCGCCAAGGCAGAAGTGCTGATCGAGGCGCTGCCTTACCTGCAGCGCTACGCCGGTCGCACCTTCGTGGTGAAGTACGGCGGCCACGCGATGGGCGATCCGGAGGCCGCGCGCGATTTCGCCGAGGACATCGTGCTGCTCAAGGCGGTCGGCATCAACCCGGTGGTGGTCCACGGCGGCGGCCCGCAGATCGGCGCGATGCTCAAGAAGCTGGGCGTCGAAAGCACGTTCGTCGATGGTCTCAGGGTAACCGACAAGGCGACTGCGGAAGTCGCCGAAATGGTCCTCTCGGGTGCAATCAACAAGGAACTGGTGAGCTGGATTGCGCAAGCAGGCGGCAAGGCGCTGGGCATTTCCGGCAAGGACGGCGGGCTGGTCACTGCGACCAAGGTCCAGCGCACGACCAAGGACCCGGAAAGCAATATCGAACAGGCGGTCGACCTCGGCTTCGTCGGCGAACCGGCCAAGGTCGATACCAAGCTGATCGACACTGCGGTCGCCGCCGGGATGATCCCCGTGATCGCCCCGATCGGTGCGGGCGAGGACGGGCACACCTACAACATCAACGCCGACACGATGGCGGGCGCGATCGCGGCGGCGCTGGGTGCGGCGCGGCTGTTCCTGCTGACCGACGTGCCAGGGGTTCTCGATAACGAAGGCAAACTGCTGACCGACCTCAAACCCGCGGACATCGTCCGCCTCAAGGAGGACGGCACGATTCATGGCGGGATGATCCCCAAGCTCGACACCTGCGTGCACGCGGTGGAGGCGGGCTGCGAAGCGGCGGTGGTGCTCGACGGGCGGGTGCCGCATGCGATGCTGCTCGAATTCTTCACCGCCCGCGGTGCGGGCACGCTGATCAGCGCGGATTAG
- a CDS encoding sulfotransferase domain-containing protein translates to MTVGIGRRARNMEELGQNLEALHAFEPVDFKPYAPQEGDVFISSWAKSGTTMMQQMFHQLRMGAATGRGDMDFDDISRMTPWEDSAMMCDFDMTVEQRAAPRGFKSHREYERLPAGMRYIVTLRDPHETYRSFHRFFEGYLLERGAMSLEDFFPLWMLGGPGGCDYFTHLLSWYARRNEPDTLLAPYHWAAKNRPAMIRRMADFLGIELTDELAAMVEAHTEREFMYAHKDKFNDKMMCDAMEQRLGISEFDSTKVHQVGSSGKDLPPSVVEQIDAMWAERVEPVTGHADFASLEAELVGSA, encoded by the coding sequence ATGACGGTTGGTATCGGGCGCCGGGCGCGCAACATGGAAGAATTGGGCCAGAACCTGGAGGCGCTGCACGCGTTCGAGCCGGTCGACTTCAAGCCCTACGCGCCGCAGGAAGGCGACGTGTTCATCTCTTCGTGGGCCAAGAGCGGCACGACGATGATGCAGCAGATGTTCCACCAGCTGCGGATGGGCGCGGCGACCGGCCGGGGCGATATGGACTTCGACGACATCAGCCGGATGACGCCGTGGGAAGATTCCGCGATGATGTGCGATTTCGACATGACGGTGGAGCAGCGCGCCGCTCCGCGCGGGTTCAAGTCCCACCGCGAATACGAACGCCTGCCTGCAGGAATGCGCTACATCGTGACGCTGCGCGACCCGCACGAAACCTATCGCTCGTTCCACCGCTTTTTCGAAGGCTACCTGCTCGAACGCGGGGCGATGTCGCTGGAAGATTTCTTCCCGCTGTGGATGCTCGGCGGACCGGGTGGCTGCGACTACTTCACCCACCTGTTGAGCTGGTATGCCCGGCGGAATGAACCCGATACGCTGCTGGCCCCCTATCACTGGGCAGCGAAGAACCGCCCGGCGATGATCCGGCGGATGGCGGACTTCCTCGGGATCGAGCTGACCGACGAACTTGCGGCGATGGTCGAGGCGCACACCGAGCGCGAATTCATGTATGCCCACAAGGACAAGTTCAACGACAAGATGATGTGCGATGCGATGGAGCAGCGCCTGGGGATCAGCGAGTTCGATTCGACCAAGGTCCACCAGGTCGGCAGCAGCGGCAAGGATCTGCCGCCTTCGGTCGTCGAGCAGATCGACGCCATGTGGGCCGAGCGGGTCGAACCGGTGACCGGCCACGCCGACTTCGCTTCGCTCGAAGCCGAACTGGTTGGCAGCGCCTGA